TAACGTAAAATTGGTGATAAAAAGAGCAATACAAAAAGCGAACATAAAAAAGAGAGTCACGTGCCATATTTTTAGGCATTCTATAGCTACGCATATGCTCGCAAAGGATATAAATTTGAGGACGATTCAGCAGTACCTAGGCCATAGGCAGATTCAAACGACTCAATTTTATACCCATGTGGCCTTTTGGGAGCTAAAAAGGGCAGGAGAAAAAGTACTCGCTGACTACACTAACCCATTGAAATTAAAAGAGAATTTCGATTCTTTGACTACACCCCAACCTCACGCAAATCAAGAATTATCAAGCATTTGCGAAGATTCCAAATGAGGACTACGAATCCAAAGGTTGCAGGTTCGACTCCTGCTGGGCGCAATGTATCCAAGGGAATCTGTGGGGAAAGTAAAAAAGCATGTGACTACATTGTGACTACAGTTTGGTTTTACCGTTTACTTCTTCAATACTGTTTTTTCGTAGCATCCTTCTCCAACTGGTCTTATTTCAATGAGAGCTCCTGATTCGTCGTAGATGT
This region of Thermodesulfobacteriota bacterium genomic DNA includes:
- a CDS encoding tyrosine-type recombinase/integrase — its product is NVKLVIKRAIQKANIKKRVTCHIFRHSIATHMLAKDINLRTIQQYLGHRQIQTTQFYTHVAFWELKRAGEKVLADYTNPLKLKENFDSLTTPQPHANQELSSICEDSK